A part of Hippopotamus amphibius kiboko isolate mHipAmp2 chromosome 16, mHipAmp2.hap2, whole genome shotgun sequence genomic DNA contains:
- the CHST4 gene encoding carbohydrate sulfotransferase 4, whose translation MILPRKMKPLLFVASQMAIFVLFILLYFHNFNSLQVKEEPKPTHMHVLVLSSWRSGSSFVGQLFGQHPDVFYLMEPAWHVWMTFTQSTAQRLHMAVRDLIRAVFLCDMSVFDAYMKPGPRKQSSLFQWEGSRALCSPPACNIFPRDKIIPQAHCRLLCKQQPFEVVEKACRTYSHVVLKEVRFLNLQVLYPLLRDPSLNLHIVHLVRDPRAVFRSRERTTTELMIDSHIVMAQHQQTLKKEDQPYYAMKVICQSQLEIYKAVQSLPKALQQRYLLMRYEDLVRDPLAQTARMYEYAGLKFLPQLQTWVHNITRGKGTGQHAFHTNARNALNVSQAWRWSLPYEKVSRLQSICRNTMNLLGYHLVTSEQEQKNLSLDLLSTWSPYEQVYQEG comes from the coding sequence ATGATACTGCCCAGAAAAATGAAGCCACTGCTGTTCGTGGCTTCCCAGATGGCTATCTTTGTTCTATTCATCCTTCTGTACTTCCACAACTTCAACTCCCTGCAGGTGAAGGAGGAACCCAAgcccacacacatgcatgtgctgGTCCTGTCTTCGTGGCGCTCTGGCTCTTCTTTTGTAGGGCAGCTTTTTGGACAGCACCCAGATGTTTTCTACCTGATGGAGCCCGCATGGCACGTCTGGATGACCTTCACACAAAGCACCGCCCAGAGGCTGCATATGGCAGTGCGGGATCTGATACGGGCTGTCTTTCTGTGTGACATGAGTGTCTTTGATGCCTACATGAAACCTGGCCCGCGAAAACAGTCCAGCCTCTTCCAGTGGGAAGGCAGCCGGGCCCTGTGTTCCCCACCTGCCTGCAACATCTTCCCTCGAGATAAGATCATACCCCAGGCTCACTGCAGGCTTCTGTGCAAACAACAGCCCTTTGAGGTGGTGGAAAAGGCCTGCCGTACTTATAGCCATGTAGTGCTCAAGGAGGTGCGCTTCCTCAACCTGCAGGTGCTCTACCCGCTGCTGAGAGACCCTTCCCTCAATCTGCACATTGTGCATCTGGTCCGGGACCCCCGCGCAGTGTTCCGTTCCCGAGAACGCACCACGACGGAACTCATGATTGACAGCCACATTGTGATGGCGCAGCATCAGCAGACACTCAAGAAGGAGGATCAACCCTACTATGCGATGAAAGTCATCTGCCAAAGCCAGCTGGAGATCTACAAGGCTGTGCAGTCCTTGCCCAAAGCCCTGCAGCAGCGCTACCTGCTCATGCGCTATGAGGACTTGGTCCGGGACCCCCTGGCCCAGACTGCTCGAATGTATGAATATGCGGGGTTGAAATTCTTGCCCCAGCTCCAGACCTGGGTGCACAACATCACCCGAGGCAAGGGCACGGGTCAGCACGCCTTCCACACAAATGCCAGGAATGCCCTCAATGTCTCTCAGGCCTGGCGCTGGTCCTTGCCTTATGAAAAGGTTTCTCGACTTCAGAGCATCTGCAGGAATACCATGAATCTATTGGGTTATCACCTTGTCACATCTGAGCAAGAGCAGAAAAACCTGTCCCTGGATCTTCTGTCTACCTGGAGCCCCTACGAGCAAGTCTACCAAGAGGGCTGA